The following coding sequences lie in one Arabidopsis thaliana chromosome 3, partial sequence genomic window:
- a CDS encoding NAC (No apical meristem) domain transcriptional regulator superfamily protein encodes MKDVYAKEPWLLDHSNNSFFKEDEWYYFSTRTQISEKKIGRGEITGDNNNGIGRGNWRVNEKEYIIDKDIGDIIGIKKNLTDKSGN; translated from the exons ATGAAGGATGTTTATGCCAAGGAGCCATGGTTGCTTGACCATTCCAacaattcttttttcaaaGAAGACGAGTGGTACTACTTCTCGACAAGAACTCAAATCTCCGAGAAGAAGATTGGTCGTG GGGAGATCACGGgagacaacaacaatggcATCGGCCGCGGGAATTGGAGGGTGAATGAGAAAGAATATATCATCGACAAGGACATAGGGGATATCATTGGGATCAAGAAAAACCTAACAGATAAGAGCGGCAACTAA